A DNA window from Brassica napus cultivar Da-Ae chromosome C1, Da-Ae, whole genome shotgun sequence contains the following coding sequences:
- the LOC125580914 gene encoding F-box protein At3g17710-like — protein sequence MALGNLPWELVEEILSRVPPKSLVRFRVVCKQWNDLFHDKSFIKTQLDHACPQFVLFDQNKIFLIDANLDDLAIQMHQISVDIPCVLAMSPFSTTYCDGLLICDLHCNGTAVWNPLLRRGRQIMTKNIRFKLCGIGYDSNRSEISYKLFGYHYYYEHDCKLEIYECASNTWKYINAPYEEWPIKEPLDNHISLGGNSYWTAYNIETSEYLIRKFDFSKEILKNFCILPCKKNHEGDTHYLSVFRGNRFSMLEQCYGTKEIEIWVTTKKIQNGDEENVVWVRFMNVSIPEIPRLFHQSFGRCPSYFVDYMYGKSFVLCCTDENRQGSIYILRGGFSRKIKIDSRGVDFNHFIYVPSFTPIP from the coding sequence ATGGCGTTGGGGAATCTTCCATGGGAGTTAGTGGAAGAGATCCTCTCTCGGGTACCACCAAAAAGTCTTGTTAGATTTAGAGTTGTTTGCAAACAGTGGAATGATCTTTTCCATGATAAAAGTTTTATCAAGACCCAATTGGATCATGCATGTCCACAATTCGTCTTATTTGACCAAAACaagatatttttaatagatgCCAATCTTGATGATCTAGCAATACAGATGCATCAGATTTCTGTAGATATTCCATGTGTGTTAGCTATGAGTCCTTTCAGCACCACTTATTGCGATGGGTTGTTGATTTGTGATCTTCATTGTAACGGGACCGCCGTTTGGAACCCGCTGTTGAGACGCGGTCGACAAATTATGACCAAAAATATTCGATTCAAGTTATGTGGGATAGGATACGATAGTAATAGATCCGAAATAAGTTACAAGTTATTTGGGTATCATTATTATTACGAACACGATTGTAAACTTGAAATATATGAGTGTGCATCTAATACGTGGAAGTATATCAATGCCCCTTACGAAGAATGGCCAATAAAAGAACCGTTAGATAATCATATATCACTTGGTGGAAATTCGTATTGGACTGCTTATAACATCGAGACTAGCGAGTATCTCAtccgaaaatttgatttttcaaaGGAGATATTAAAGAACTTTTGTATTCTACCGTGTAAGAAGAACCATGAGGGAGATACTCATTACCTCTCGGTTTTTAGAGGAAACCGGTTTTCAATGTTAGAACAATGCTATGGAACAAAAGAGATTGAGATTTGGGTTACAACAAAGAAAATCCAAAATGGGGATGAGGAGAATGTGGTATGGGTTAGGTTCATGAATGTCTCAATACCTGAAATACCTAGGTTATTTCACCAGAGTTTCGGACGTTGCCCAAGTTACTTTGTTGATTATATGTACGGAAAGAGCTTTGTCTTGTGTTGTACAGACGAAAATAGACAGGgttctatttatattttgaggGGAGGTTTTTCAAGGAAGATTAAAATAGATTCTAGGGGTGTTGATTTTAATCACTTTATTTATGTTCCAAGTTTCACCCCCATTCCATGA